A single region of the Corallococcus caeni genome encodes:
- a CDS encoding glycosyltransferase family 4 protein has protein sequence MRIVYLHQYFNTPTMHGGTRSYELARRLVSMGHEVHMVTSDTRTDAGTGKGWRESNESGIQVHWLPVPYNNAMSYPDRIRAFSHFAVNSTRRAAQLPADVFFATSTPLTIAVPGIAASKWNKRPMVFEVRDLWPAIPIAVGALKSRSAIMAAQLLEKAAYAGAAHIVALSPGMKAGVEAAGVPPEKITIIPNLCDPERFQVPPSAGQEFRQKYAWLGDRPMVLYAGTLGLVNGVEYLVRVAAEMRKVDPEVRFVVMGQGREEAMLHALAERLGVKGVNLFFLPSVPKAQVPAVLSAATIATSLFTDVPGMQDNSANKFFDALAAGRPLALNYGGWQAELMDREDFGLRLPPKDIPAAAAMLAKRLRDPRWLAEAGALAGKLGRERYSADIAAQRLSEVLRRAAAARS, from the coding sequence ATGCGCATCGTCTACCTGCACCAGTACTTCAACACCCCCACCATGCACGGGGGCACGCGCTCCTATGAGCTCGCGCGGCGCCTGGTCTCCATGGGCCACGAGGTCCACATGGTGACCTCCGACACCCGCACGGACGCCGGCACGGGCAAGGGCTGGCGCGAGTCCAACGAGAGCGGCATCCAGGTGCACTGGCTGCCGGTGCCCTACAACAACGCCATGAGCTACCCGGACCGCATCCGGGCCTTCAGCCACTTCGCGGTCAACTCCACGCGCCGCGCCGCGCAGCTGCCCGCGGACGTCTTCTTCGCCACCAGCACGCCGCTCACCATCGCGGTGCCCGGCATCGCCGCGTCGAAGTGGAACAAGCGGCCCATGGTCTTCGAGGTGCGCGACCTGTGGCCCGCCATCCCCATCGCGGTGGGCGCCCTCAAGAGCCGCTCCGCCATCATGGCCGCGCAGCTCCTGGAGAAGGCCGCCTACGCGGGCGCGGCGCACATCGTCGCGCTGTCGCCGGGCATGAAGGCGGGCGTGGAGGCGGCGGGCGTGCCGCCGGAGAAGATCACCATCATCCCCAACCTCTGCGACCCGGAGCGCTTCCAGGTGCCGCCGTCCGCGGGCCAGGAGTTCCGCCAGAAGTACGCGTGGCTGGGGGACAGGCCCATGGTGCTGTACGCGGGCACGCTGGGGCTGGTGAACGGCGTGGAGTACCTGGTGCGGGTGGCCGCGGAGATGCGGAAGGTGGACCCCGAGGTCCGCTTCGTCGTCATGGGCCAGGGCCGCGAGGAGGCCATGCTGCACGCGCTGGCGGAGCGGCTGGGCGTGAAGGGCGTGAACCTCTTCTTCCTGCCCAGCGTGCCCAAGGCCCAGGTGCCCGCGGTGCTGAGCGCGGCCACCATCGCCACGTCGCTCTTCACGGACGTGCCGGGCATGCAGGACAACTCCGCCAACAAGTTCTTCGACGCGCTCGCGGCGGGCCGGCCGCTGGCGCTCAACTACGGCGGCTGGCAGGCGGAGCTGATGGACCGGGAGGACTTCGGCCTGCGGCTGCCGCCCAAGGACATCCCCGCCGCGGCGGCCATGCTGGCGAAGCGGCTGCGCGACCCGCGCTGGCTCGCGGAGGCCGGGGCGCTGGCGGGGAAGCTGGGCCGGGAGCGCTACTCCGCGGACATCGCGGCGCAGCGCCTGTCGGAGGTGCTGCGGCGCGCGGCGGCGGCCCGGTCATGA
- a CDS encoding O-antigen ligase family protein — MSWLCCTGLGLIAALYVLAGRWGFHRLGLAVNEEVDTNLVQELRLWIVLCGVLLASVGLLHRARREARPGEARFDPPLIAALLGFLGYMGASIAWTPDPLFSLTKVADLLLVGLMCVGFALAALRQPAPRVLDAFWAAVVAATGLLALTAVKQLLGGGGSARLAVMGGGPNILARLMGLLSIGALYFWYWRGQAWLWIPVAATGVVLALLTGSRGGSAAIVAGITTCLVVGRVPLRRLLLLLLLATVAITAVTMFSPLGEALSNSVQERFLRLTLNYETGAGGAGSTEGKVYLSGREILYARALQLGKDNPVAGAGLAAFPALRLGVYPHNLFLEVFCEGGVVGLLLLATVLATFMRSAFLRRRGLDGATVGAAVLVLLGAQSSGDLYDSRSLFLLMVMASVAAVPGRRPAHEGPPLPHALPQPSFTGAV; from the coding sequence GTGAGCTGGCTGTGCTGCACAGGACTGGGCCTCATCGCGGCGCTCTACGTGCTCGCGGGCCGCTGGGGCTTCCACCGGCTGGGCCTCGCGGTCAATGAAGAGGTGGACACGAACCTGGTCCAGGAGCTGCGGCTGTGGATCGTCCTGTGCGGGGTGCTGCTCGCCAGCGTGGGGCTGCTGCACCGCGCCCGGCGCGAAGCGCGCCCCGGCGAGGCGCGCTTCGACCCGCCACTCATCGCGGCCCTGCTGGGCTTCCTGGGCTACATGGGCGCCAGCATCGCCTGGACACCCGACCCGCTGTTCTCCCTGACCAAGGTCGCCGACCTCCTGCTGGTGGGGCTGATGTGCGTGGGCTTCGCGCTGGCCGCGCTCCGCCAGCCCGCGCCCCGGGTGCTGGACGCGTTCTGGGCCGCCGTCGTCGCGGCCACGGGGCTGCTCGCGCTCACCGCCGTCAAGCAACTGCTGGGGGGCGGCGGGAGCGCGCGGCTGGCGGTGATGGGCGGCGGGCCCAACATCCTCGCGCGGCTCATGGGGCTGCTCTCCATCGGGGCGCTCTACTTCTGGTACTGGAGGGGCCAGGCGTGGCTGTGGATTCCGGTGGCCGCCACCGGCGTCGTGCTGGCGCTGCTCACGGGCTCGCGCGGCGGCTCCGCCGCCATCGTCGCGGGCATCACCACCTGCCTCGTGGTGGGGCGCGTGCCGCTGCGCCGGCTGCTGCTGCTGCTGCTGCTGGCGACGGTGGCCATCACCGCGGTGACGATGTTCTCCCCGCTGGGGGAGGCGCTCAGCAACTCCGTGCAGGAGCGCTTCCTGCGCCTCACCCTCAACTACGAGACGGGCGCGGGCGGCGCCGGCAGCACCGAAGGCAAGGTGTACCTGTCCGGGCGGGAGATCCTCTACGCGAGGGCCCTCCAGTTGGGGAAGGACAACCCGGTCGCGGGCGCGGGGCTCGCGGCGTTCCCCGCGCTGCGCCTGGGCGTCTACCCGCACAACCTCTTCCTGGAGGTGTTCTGCGAGGGCGGCGTCGTGGGGCTGCTCCTGCTCGCGACCGTCCTCGCCACCTTCATGCGCTCGGCGTTCCTCAGACGCCGGGGCCTGGACGGCGCCACCGTGGGCGCGGCGGTGCTGGTGCTGCTGGGCGCCCAGTCCAGCGGCGACCTCTACGACAGCCGCTCCCTCTTCCTCTTGATGGTGATGGCCTCCGTGGCCGCGGTCCCCGGACGGAGGCCCGCGCACGAGGGGCCGCCCCTGCCCCACGCCCTTCCCCAACCTTCATTCACAGGAGCCGTCTGA
- a CDS encoding polysaccharide biosynthesis tyrosine autokinase translates to MTSTPQRVTPPRPGPGTQDDELGLGRYLAILGERRGTIAASVALALGVGGLYLLTTAPVYRANAILQIEQKASSLGQLDALIPDAPSMAATEMEVLGSRALLGRVADTLNLGVSVEPHHFPLVGAAWARAHEGPELAAVPWWGRASYAWGGEKLQVERLNVPTEWEDEPLTLVAQADGAFTLWGPDGRAVLHGVAGTSARSEAGATHEVELDVTELRARPGTRFRLTRRSRLAVVEELQRTLRMAEKGTGTGVLNLTLEGPDPVQATTTLRTIADAYVHANVERRSDDAGRTLSFLDSQLPGLRQGLEQAEAALRDYRANKGGVDLALEVQAVLNRSADLDKDISSLTLERSELRQRFTEHHPLLVATERKLSRLRTEQAALSARLKGIPDAERVSAQLTRDVKVANELYLQLHNKAQEYRVLKSSNITNARLIDAPVVTRLPVRPTKPDVFAVSLVLGLVAGVALAFARRSLHPGVTDPAALESALAVPVLASVPTGPHRAEGPRLPSLILARGAPRDITVESLRGLRTRLQRAMREAGSHVVALTGTAPGAGASFAALNLAWVMAETGQRVLLVDANLRGGWLHRCFREARLSGLHEVLRGTATLEQAVLQDAAPGLSFLGAGALPPDPAELLAGATFDTFVARVAAEYDVVLFDTPCILAVTDAALVGRHAGVRLAVVRAATQSLREVATALHQLEQSGVPAHGLVLNGVPRSRSGRAVSGVYQYEYPSAN, encoded by the coding sequence ATGACGAGCACCCCCCAACGCGTGACGCCGCCCCGCCCCGGCCCCGGCACGCAGGATGATGAGCTGGGATTGGGCAGATACCTGGCCATCCTGGGAGAGCGCCGCGGCACCATCGCGGCGTCCGTCGCCCTGGCCCTGGGCGTGGGTGGGCTGTACCTGCTCACCACGGCGCCGGTGTACCGGGCCAATGCCATCCTTCAAATCGAGCAGAAGGCCAGCAGCCTGGGCCAGCTGGACGCGCTGATTCCAGACGCGCCCAGCATGGCGGCCACGGAGATGGAGGTCCTGGGCTCCCGGGCCCTGCTGGGGCGCGTGGCGGACACGCTGAACCTGGGCGTGAGCGTGGAGCCCCACCACTTCCCGCTGGTGGGCGCGGCCTGGGCCCGCGCGCACGAGGGGCCGGAGCTGGCGGCGGTGCCGTGGTGGGGCCGGGCCTCGTACGCCTGGGGCGGGGAGAAGCTCCAGGTGGAGCGGCTGAACGTGCCCACGGAGTGGGAGGACGAGCCCCTCACGCTCGTGGCGCAGGCCGACGGCGCGTTCACGCTGTGGGGCCCCGACGGGCGCGCCGTCCTCCACGGCGTCGCGGGCACCAGCGCCCGGTCGGAAGCGGGCGCGACGCACGAGGTGGAGCTGGACGTCACCGAGCTGCGCGCCCGGCCGGGGACGCGCTTCCGGCTGACGCGGCGCTCGAGGCTCGCGGTGGTGGAGGAGCTGCAGCGCACGCTGCGCATGGCGGAGAAGGGCACCGGCACGGGCGTCCTCAACCTGACCCTGGAGGGGCCGGATCCGGTGCAGGCCACCACCACGCTGCGGACCATCGCGGACGCGTACGTGCACGCCAACGTGGAGCGCCGCAGCGACGACGCGGGCCGCACGCTGTCGTTCCTGGACAGCCAGCTCCCCGGCCTGCGCCAGGGCCTGGAGCAGGCGGAGGCCGCGCTGCGCGACTACCGCGCCAACAAGGGCGGCGTGGACCTGGCGCTGGAGGTGCAGGCCGTCCTCAACCGGAGCGCGGACCTGGACAAGGACATCTCCTCGCTCACGCTGGAGCGCTCGGAGTTGCGGCAGCGCTTCACCGAGCACCACCCGCTGCTCGTGGCCACGGAGCGCAAGCTTTCGCGCCTGCGCACGGAGCAGGCCGCGCTCAGCGCCCGGCTCAAGGGCATCCCGGACGCGGAGCGGGTGTCCGCCCAGCTCACGCGCGACGTGAAGGTGGCCAACGAGCTGTACCTCCAGCTGCACAACAAGGCCCAGGAGTACCGGGTGCTCAAGTCGAGCAACATCACCAACGCGCGCCTCATCGACGCGCCGGTGGTGACGCGCCTGCCCGTGCGCCCCACGAAGCCGGACGTGTTCGCGGTCAGCCTGGTGCTGGGGCTGGTGGCCGGCGTCGCGCTGGCCTTCGCGCGCCGGTCGCTGCACCCGGGCGTCACCGACCCCGCGGCCCTGGAGTCCGCGCTCGCGGTGCCCGTGCTGGCCAGCGTCCCCACGGGCCCCCACCGCGCGGAGGGGCCCCGCCTCCCCTCCCTCATCCTGGCGCGCGGCGCCCCCCGGGACATCACCGTCGAAAGCCTGCGCGGCCTGCGCACCCGGCTCCAGCGGGCCATGAGGGAGGCGGGCAGCCACGTCGTGGCCCTCACCGGCACGGCCCCCGGCGCCGGGGCGTCCTTCGCCGCCCTCAACCTGGCGTGGGTGATGGCGGAGACGGGCCAGCGCGTGCTGCTGGTGGACGCGAACCTGCGCGGCGGCTGGCTGCACCGGTGCTTCCGCGAGGCGCGCCTCTCCGGCCTTCATGAAGTGCTGCGGGGCACCGCCACCCTGGAGCAGGCCGTGCTCCAGGACGCCGCGCCCGGCCTGTCGTTCCTGGGCGCGGGCGCGCTCCCGCCGGACCCGGCGGAGCTGCTGGCCGGCGCGACGTTCGACACGTTCGTCGCGCGCGTGGCGGCCGAGTACGACGTCGTCCTCTTCGACACGCCCTGCATCCTCGCGGTGACGGACGCGGCGCTCGTGGGCCGGCACGCGGGCGTGCGGCTCGCCGTGGTGCGCGCGGCGACCCAGTCCCTGCGCGAGGTGGCCACGGCGCTGCACCAGCTGGAGCAGAGCGGCGTCCCCGCCCACGGCCTGGTCCTCAACGGCGTGCCGCGCTCCCGTTCGGGCCGCGCGGTGAGCGGCGTCTACCAATACGAATACCCGTCCGCGAACTGA
- a CDS encoding polysaccharide biosynthesis/export family protein, producing the protein MSACAWGPGMQMDEDAFRERYAGKADAGTDGAYEIVPIDASLISHQLEARKQVRPTPRVDPLAGVATDYDYRVTAHDVLSVIVWDHPELTIPAGEFRPAETTGHPVAADGTMFYPHVGVIPVAGKTLREIRELLTQRLASVIEKPQLDVRVVGFRGQKVQVTGEVVAPSTLPITDVPLRVQDAIAQAKGFSTEADLRTVTLSRGGATFTLDLQALYEQGDTSQNWLLQDGDIVNVADRSRNKVFVLGEVRKPSSRVMVKGRMTLAEAIGDTEGFDPLTSNPSRVYVIRGSFDRPSIFKLDAKSPDALLLAEQFQLKPRDVVFVSAHDLTRWNRIIEQIQPTVQLLWQAVDIGDRTIIIENP; encoded by the coding sequence ATGAGCGCATGTGCCTGGGGCCCGGGAATGCAGATGGACGAGGACGCCTTCCGGGAGCGCTATGCCGGAAAGGCAGACGCAGGCACGGACGGCGCCTATGAAATCGTGCCCATCGACGCGTCCCTCATCAGCCACCAGCTGGAGGCGCGCAAGCAGGTGCGGCCCACGCCCCGGGTGGATCCGCTGGCCGGGGTGGCCACGGACTATGACTACCGGGTGACGGCGCACGACGTGCTGAGCGTCATCGTCTGGGACCATCCGGAGCTCACCATCCCGGCCGGCGAGTTCCGCCCCGCGGAGACCACCGGCCACCCGGTGGCCGCGGACGGGACGATGTTCTACCCCCACGTGGGCGTCATCCCCGTCGCGGGCAAGACGCTGCGGGAGATCCGCGAGCTGCTCACGCAGCGGCTGGCGAGCGTCATCGAGAAGCCCCAGCTGGACGTGCGCGTGGTGGGCTTCCGGGGACAGAAGGTCCAGGTGACGGGCGAGGTCGTGGCCCCCAGCACCCTGCCCATCACCGACGTGCCCCTGCGCGTGCAGGACGCCATCGCCCAGGCGAAGGGCTTCTCCACGGAGGCGGACCTGCGCACCGTCACGCTCAGCCGGGGCGGCGCCACCTTCACGCTCGACCTGCAGGCCCTCTACGAACAGGGGGACACCAGCCAGAACTGGCTCCTCCAGGACGGCGACATCGTCAACGTGGCGGACCGCAGCCGCAACAAGGTCTTCGTGCTGGGGGAGGTCCGCAAGCCGTCCTCCCGCGTGATGGTGAAGGGGCGGATGACGCTGGCGGAAGCCATTGGCGACACCGAGGGCTTCGACCCGCTCACGTCCAACCCGAGCCGCGTGTATGTCATCCGGGGCAGCTTCGACCGCCCCTCCATCTTCAAGCTGGACGCGAAGTCGCCGGACGCGCTGCTCCTGGCGGAGCAGTTCCAATTAAAGCCACGCGACGTTGTCTTCGTCTCCGCGCACGACTTGACGCGGTGGAACCGGATCATCGAGCAAATCCAGCCAACAGTTCAGCTGCTCTGGCAGGCAGTGGATATCGGAGACAGAACCATCATCATCGAAAACCCATGA
- a CDS encoding GNAT family N-acetyltransferase, which translates to MSSDYFRSEQHLRAEGVTHSLIVEDGAGRALRVPLIVRPIEGTGFRDAVSPYGFPGAELNGLSEVPVDAIDWRGTELVSIFLRDRIGGPYCFAGGRLRAEVCLIDPKLPVRFRSDHGADIRRNARRGYVSAAVPAKDAPPEQREALKAIYRQTLVRNQAGERYFFTDAWFEEVFTCPFAWLVTTRAPDGVVASAALVVLSDGLLHNFIGGTADAYLAHSPAKNEFPVMVELAEKLDASVHLGGGVRPGDGVERYKRGFANAMSRFHTHDLICDPEAYARLSQGHAGGDFFPAYRAPLS; encoded by the coding sequence GTGTCGTCTGACTATTTCCGCTCCGAGCAGCACCTGCGCGCCGAAGGGGTGACGCACAGCCTCATCGTGGAGGACGGAGCGGGGCGGGCGCTGCGGGTGCCGCTCATCGTGCGGCCCATCGAGGGGACGGGCTTCAGGGACGCGGTGTCGCCGTATGGGTTTCCCGGCGCGGAGCTGAACGGGCTCTCCGAGGTGCCGGTGGACGCCATCGACTGGCGGGGCACGGAGCTGGTCAGCATCTTCCTGCGCGACCGCATTGGCGGGCCGTACTGCTTCGCGGGAGGCCGGCTGCGCGCGGAGGTGTGCCTCATCGACCCGAAGCTGCCGGTGCGGTTCCGGAGCGACCACGGCGCGGACATCCGCCGCAACGCCCGGCGAGGCTACGTCAGCGCGGCGGTGCCGGCGAAGGACGCGCCACCGGAGCAGCGCGAGGCGCTCAAGGCCATCTACCGGCAGACCCTGGTCCGCAACCAGGCCGGGGAGCGGTACTTCTTCACCGACGCGTGGTTCGAGGAGGTCTTCACCTGTCCCTTCGCGTGGCTGGTGACGACGCGCGCCCCGGACGGGGTGGTGGCCTCCGCCGCGCTGGTGGTGCTGAGCGACGGGCTCCTGCACAACTTCATTGGCGGGACGGCGGACGCGTACCTGGCGCACTCGCCGGCGAAGAACGAGTTCCCGGTGATGGTGGAGCTGGCGGAGAAGCTGGATGCCTCCGTCCACCTGGGCGGCGGCGTCCGGCCGGGGGATGGCGTCGAGCGGTACAAGCGCGGCTTCGCCAACGCGATGTCCCGGTTCCACACGCACGACCTCATCTGTGATCCGGAGGCGTACGCGAGGCTGTCCCAGGGGCACGCGGGCGGGGACTTCTTCCCCGCCTACCGCGCGCCCCTTTCCTGA